Proteins encoded within one genomic window of Candidatus Methylomirabilota bacterium:
- a CDS encoding 2-oxoacid:acceptor oxidoreductase subunit alpha encodes MSDTVMPAPAVAKPRRTLTRAVIRFAGDSGDGMQVTGEQFTTEAAWAGNDISTLPNFPAEIRAPAGTLFGVSSFQLQFGSQRVYTPGDQLDALVVMNPAALKVHLADLKPGGILVVNTAAFDQRNLEKAGYPKDEKGEPKNPLADPGLAEKYRLYQVDIGAMTKKSLEDLPLNVKEKERCKNFFALGLVSWIYTRPLDPTLDAIKKRFAKNPTFVEANIRVLKAGHAFGETAEMFSEHYGIEAAEMPPGVYRSMTGNRALAWGLLAAAERTKIPIVYGAYPITPASSILEELALHKRWRVRTFQAEDEIAAVTSAIGASFGGALGVTASSGPGIALKGEGIGLAVMAELPLVIFDIQRGGPSTGLPTKTEQADLMQALYGRNSESPIVVIAPCTPGDCFYIAYEAVRIAIKYMVPVMVLSDGYLANGSEPWLIPDVKTLPDIPVAFRTEKDGFAPYMRDAATLARPWVRPGTPGLEHRIGGIEKQDVTGNISYEADNHDLMVRTRAEKVRRVAQEIPPTVINGKESGDVLVVGWGGTYGAITAAVEEAQMEGKAVASIHIRHLNPLPPDLGQILRQYRRVLVPEINSGQLVRVLRAEYLVDAVGFNRVRGMPLASQEILEAINQLLEAKQ; translated from the coding sequence ATGAGTGACACCGTAATGCCCGCCCCGGCGGTCGCCAAGCCGCGCCGGACGCTGACTCGCGCGGTCATCCGCTTCGCCGGTGACTCCGGCGACGGCATGCAGGTCACGGGTGAGCAGTTCACCACCGAGGCGGCCTGGGCCGGCAACGACATCTCGACCCTGCCGAACTTCCCGGCCGAGATCCGCGCGCCCGCCGGCACCCTCTTCGGGGTGTCGAGCTTCCAGCTGCAGTTCGGCAGCCAGCGGGTCTATACGCCGGGCGACCAGCTCGACGCGCTCGTCGTGATGAACCCCGCGGCGCTCAAGGTGCACCTGGCCGATCTCAAGCCGGGCGGCATCCTCGTCGTGAACACGGCCGCCTTCGACCAGCGCAACCTGGAAAAGGCCGGTTACCCGAAGGACGAGAAAGGCGAGCCCAAGAACCCGCTCGCCGACCCGGGCCTGGCCGAGAAGTACCGCCTCTACCAGGTGGACATCGGCGCGATGACGAAGAAGTCGCTCGAGGACCTGCCGCTCAACGTCAAGGAGAAGGAGCGCTGCAAGAACTTCTTCGCCCTCGGGCTCGTCTCCTGGATCTACACGCGGCCACTCGACCCGACGCTTGACGCCATCAAGAAGCGCTTCGCCAAGAACCCGACCTTCGTCGAGGCCAATATCCGCGTGCTCAAGGCCGGCCACGCTTTCGGCGAGACGGCCGAGATGTTCTCCGAGCACTACGGCATCGAGGCCGCGGAGATGCCGCCCGGCGTCTACCGCAGCATGACGGGCAACCGGGCGCTCGCGTGGGGCCTGCTCGCCGCGGCCGAGCGCACCAAGATCCCGATCGTTTACGGCGCCTACCCGATCACGCCGGCCTCGAGCATCCTCGAGGAGCTCGCGCTTCACAAGCGCTGGCGGGTGCGCACGTTCCAGGCTGAGGACGAGATCGCGGCCGTCACCTCGGCCATCGGCGCGTCCTTCGGCGGCGCCCTCGGCGTCACGGCCTCGAGCGGCCCGGGCATCGCGCTCAAGGGCGAGGGCATCGGGCTCGCGGTGATGGCGGAGCTGCCGCTCGTGATCTTCGACATCCAGCGCGGCGGCCCCAGCACGGGCCTGCCGACGAAGACCGAGCAGGCCGACCTGATGCAGGCGCTGTACGGCCGCAACAGCGAGAGCCCGATCGTCGTGATCGCGCCATGCACGCCCGGCGACTGCTTCTACATCGCCTACGAGGCGGTGCGCATCGCGATCAAGTACATGGTGCCGGTCATGGTGCTCTCGGACGGCTACCTGGCGAACGGCTCGGAGCCGTGGCTCATCCCGGACGTCAAGACGCTGCCCGACATCCCGGTCGCCTTCCGCACCGAGAAGGACGGGTTCGCTCCGTACATGCGCGATGCGGCGACCCTGGCGCGGCCGTGGGTTCGGCCCGGCACGCCGGGGCTCGAGCACCGGATCGGCGGCATCGAGAAGCAGGACGTCACGGGCAACATCTCCTACGAGGCCGACAATCACGACCTCATGGTCCGCACGCGAGCCGAGAAGGTCCGGCGGGTCGCGCAGGAGATCCCGCCGACGGTCATCAACGGCAAGGAGTCCGGCGACGTGCTGGTGGTCGGCTGGGGCGGCACGTACGGCGCCATCACCGCGGCCGTCGAGGAAGCGCAGATGGAAGGCAAGGCGGTCGCTTCCATCCACATCCGTCATCTGAACCCGCTGCCGCCCGACCTCGGCCAGATCCTGCGTCAGTACCGGCGCGTGCTCGTGCCCGAGATCAACAGCGGCCAGCTCGTGCGGGTGCTCCGGGCCGAGTATCTCGTGGACGCCGTCGGCTTCAACCGCGTCCGCGGCATGCCGCTGGCGAGCCAGGAGATCCTCGAGGC